In the genome of Notamacropus eugenii isolate mMacEug1 chromosome 5, mMacEug1.pri_v2, whole genome shotgun sequence, one region contains:
- the ELOA gene encoding elongin-A isoform X2, giving the protein MAAESVLEVVERLQSRLAGNPEPKKLLKHLKRLSDLPITVDILAETGVGKTVNGLRKHEQVGGFAKDLVARWKKLVPVAQEVERNIEPEEQDLERNSSRKRPRDGFPKEEEMEVDYRESWKASCSQPHSPDYREKKHRKLSELERMPKASHSAETRDERKRWNKTSPVYASDHELSDSSHVHSPQPSTSPQQFSMDYDQPQEEEEEQPVSHRKVGKSHSHVFQDRGLNSQERHLGDPQDRVSVSRSKEHKTSQKEKHRLDTKEEKTFSLSREKVSKAASREEGRRSPSAISSKEKQSSAAKRERDKEGSSSGKKKLLPPLEVTSVNHMKKTKHKDAQKSKSEKTKLSVDSFDVGKWEGEFSPKPKEKGGSNSLKIREGKSKASDSDRKPSSHFAGAGETDVDDDYEQPTMSFESYLSYDQPQRKKKKVVKTTPGVRAEKSHSKQNGSKADHKNSNNAVQKLPKMNESKVEKQHSGASSAKLKKVSSDVTPTLPDIPLPTIQANYRPLPSLELIPSFQPKRKAVSSPHEEEEAGFTGRRMNSKMQVYSGSKCAYLPKMMSLHQQCIRVLNNNIDSIYEVGGVPYSVLEPVLERCTPEQLYRIEECNHVLTEETDQLWKIHCHRDFKRERPEEFESWREMYLRLQDAREQRLLLLTENIRSAHANKPKGRQAKMAFVNSVAKPPRDVRRRQERFGTGGAAVPEKIKIKPAPYSNSSYTCGSSSSSGGGSSYNNAEEGQPYDGPSTSSAHSASVVSSTVSYDPRKPPVKKIAPMMAKTIKAFKNRFSRR; this is encoded by the exons ATGGCGGCGGAGTCGGTCCTGGAAGTGGTGGAGAGGTTGCAGTCGAGATTGGCCGGAAACCCTGAGCCGAAGAAG CTTTTAAAACATCTGAAGAGACTCTCAGATTTACCTATCACAGTGGACATTCTTGCG GAAACAGGTGTCGGGAAAACAGTGAATGGCTTGCGGAAACATGAGCAAGTAGGAGGCTTTGCCAAGGACTTAGTGGCCCGCTGGAAGAAGTTAGTCCCTGTTGCTCAGGAGGTTGAAAG aAATATTGAGCCTGAGGAGCAAGACCTAGAGAGAAATAGCTCTAGAAAACGTCCCCGAGATGGATTTCccaaggaggaggaaatggaggtggACTATAGGGAAAGCTGGAAGGCCTCTTGTAGCCAGCCACACAGTCCTGACTACCGGGAGAAAAAACATCGAAAACTCTCGGAGTTGGAGAGAATGCCCAAGGCTTCACACAGTGCTGAGACGAGAGATGAGAGAAAGCGATGGAACAAAACCTCTCCAGTCTATGCCTCAGATCATGAATTATCAGACAGTAGTCATGTCCACTCACCTCAGCCTTCCACAAGCCCCCAGCAGTTTTCCATGGACTATGATCAACcccaagaagaagaggaagagcaaCCGGTGTCTCATCGGAAGGTTGGCAAAAGCCATAGTCATGTCTTTCAGGACCGAGGGCTAAATAGCCAAGAGAGACACTTGGGTGATCCCCAGGATAGAGTTTCTGTGAGTCGGAGCAAAGAGCATAAGACTTCACAGAAGGAAAAGCATCGATTGGATACAAAAGAAGAGAAGACCTTTAGTTTGAGTCGAGAAAAAGTGTCTAAGGCTGCTTCTCGAGAAGAGGGTCGAAGGTCTCCCTCAGCAATCAGTTCCAAGGAGAAGCAGTCTAGTGCTGCCAAGAgagagagggataaagagggcAGCAGCAGCGGCAAGAAAAAGTTATTGCCTCCCTTGGAGGTAACTTCTgtcaaccatatgaaaaaaacaaagcacaaagATGCACAGAAATCCAAATCGGAAAAGACCAAGCTGAGTGTGGACAGCTTTGATGTGGGAAAATGGGAGGGAGAATTTTCTCCCAAgccaaaagagaaaggagggtcTAACAGCTTAAAGATACGGGAAGGGAAATCCAAAGCCTCTGACTCGGACAGAAAACCATCGAGTCACTTTGCAGGGGCTGGGGAGACAGATGTGGATGATGACTATGAACAGCCCACCATGTCTTTTGAATCATACCTCAGCTATGACCAgccccagaggaaaaaaaagaaggttGTTAAAACCACACCTGGGGTTCGTGCAGAGAAAAGTCACAGTAAACAGAACGGTTCCAAAGCTGACCATAAAAACTCTAATAATGCTGTTCAGAAACTCCCTAAGATGAATGAGAGCAAAGTAGAAAAGCAGCATTCTGGAGCCAGCTCTGCCAAACTGAAAAAG GTCTCCAGTGATGTGACCCCAACGTTACCGGACATCCCTTTGCCTACCATTCAGGCCAATTATCGTCCACTTCCTTCTCTTGAACTGATTCCCTCCTTTCAGCCAAAGAGGAAAG CAGTCTCCTCACCTCATGAAGAAGAGGAAGCTGGATTTACTGGACGTAGGATGAATTCAAAGATGCAAGTTTATTCCGGTTCCAAGTGTGCCTACCTACCGAAGATGATGTCCTTGCACCAGCAGTGCATCAGAGTCCTCAATAATAACATAGACT CAATCTATGAAGTTGGGGGTGTTCCCTATTCTGTACTTGAACCAGTTTTGGAAAGATGTACTCCTGAGCAGCTCTATAGAATTGAGGAGTGCAACCAC GTACTAACTGAAGAGACTGATCAGCTGTGGAAAATTCACTGCCATCGAGACTTTAAGAGAGAGAGACCAGAGGAATTTGAGTCCTGGCGGGAGATGTATCTCCGGCTCCAAGATGCTCGGGAGCAGCGACTGCTCCTCTTGACTGAGAACATTCGATCAGCTCACGCCAACAAACCCAAAG GCCGACAAGCCAAGATGGCCTTTGTCAACTCTGTGGCCAAGCCACCTCGAGATGTCAGAAGACGGCAGGAGAGATTTGGTACTGGAGGAGCAGCTGTTCCAGAGAAGATCAA GATCAAACCAGCCCCGTACTCCAACAGCAGCTACACCTgtggaagcagcagcagtagtggtggtggcagcagttaCAACAATGCTGAGGAAGGACAGCCATATGATGGCCCAAGCACCAGCAGCGCCCACTCTGCCTCAGTGGTCAGCAGCACAGTGTCTTATGATCCTAGGAAACCACCTGTAAAAA AAATTGCCCCGATGATGGCCAAGACGATCAAGGCATTCAAGAACAGATTCTCCCGGAGATAA
- the ELOA gene encoding elongin-A isoform X1 translates to MAAESVLEVVERLQSRLAGNPEPKKLLKHLKRLSDLPITVDILAETGVGKTVNGLRKHEQVGGFAKDLVARWKKLVPVAQEVERNIEPEEQDLERNSSRKRPRDGFPKEEEMEVDYRESWKASCSQPHSPDYREKKHRKLSELERMPKASHSAETRDERKRWNKTSPVYASDHELSDSSHVHSPQPSTSPQQFSMDYDQPQEEEEEQPVSHRKVGKSHSHVFQDRGLNSQERHLGDPQDRVSVSRSKEHKTSQKEKHRLDTKEEKTFSLSREKVSKAASREEGRRSPSAISSKEKQSSAAKRERDKEGSSSGKKKLLPPLEVTSVNHMKKTKHKDAQKSKSEKTKLSVDSFDVGKWEGEFSPKPKEKGGSNSLKIREGKSKASDSDRKPSSHFAGAGETDVDDDYEQPTMSFESYLSYDQPQRKKKKVVKTTPGVRAEKSHSKQNGSKADHKNSNNAVQKLPKMNESKVEKQHSGASSAKLKKVSSDVTPTLPDIPLPTIQANYRPLPSLELIPSFQPKRKVSSPHEEEEAGFTGRRMNSKMQVYSGSKCAYLPKMMSLHQQCIRVLNNNIDSIYEVGGVPYSVLEPVLERCTPEQLYRIEECNHVLTEETDQLWKIHCHRDFKRERPEEFESWREMYLRLQDAREQRLLLLTENIRSAHANKPKGRQAKMAFVNSVAKPPRDVRRRQERFGTGGAAVPEKIKIKPAPYSNSSYTCGSSSSSGGGSSYNNAEEGQPYDGPSTSSAHSASVVSSTVSYDPRKPPVKKIAPMMAKTIKAFKNRFSRR, encoded by the exons ATGGCGGCGGAGTCGGTCCTGGAAGTGGTGGAGAGGTTGCAGTCGAGATTGGCCGGAAACCCTGAGCCGAAGAAG CTTTTAAAACATCTGAAGAGACTCTCAGATTTACCTATCACAGTGGACATTCTTGCG GAAACAGGTGTCGGGAAAACAGTGAATGGCTTGCGGAAACATGAGCAAGTAGGAGGCTTTGCCAAGGACTTAGTGGCCCGCTGGAAGAAGTTAGTCCCTGTTGCTCAGGAGGTTGAAAG aAATATTGAGCCTGAGGAGCAAGACCTAGAGAGAAATAGCTCTAGAAAACGTCCCCGAGATGGATTTCccaaggaggaggaaatggaggtggACTATAGGGAAAGCTGGAAGGCCTCTTGTAGCCAGCCACACAGTCCTGACTACCGGGAGAAAAAACATCGAAAACTCTCGGAGTTGGAGAGAATGCCCAAGGCTTCACACAGTGCTGAGACGAGAGATGAGAGAAAGCGATGGAACAAAACCTCTCCAGTCTATGCCTCAGATCATGAATTATCAGACAGTAGTCATGTCCACTCACCTCAGCCTTCCACAAGCCCCCAGCAGTTTTCCATGGACTATGATCAACcccaagaagaagaggaagagcaaCCGGTGTCTCATCGGAAGGTTGGCAAAAGCCATAGTCATGTCTTTCAGGACCGAGGGCTAAATAGCCAAGAGAGACACTTGGGTGATCCCCAGGATAGAGTTTCTGTGAGTCGGAGCAAAGAGCATAAGACTTCACAGAAGGAAAAGCATCGATTGGATACAAAAGAAGAGAAGACCTTTAGTTTGAGTCGAGAAAAAGTGTCTAAGGCTGCTTCTCGAGAAGAGGGTCGAAGGTCTCCCTCAGCAATCAGTTCCAAGGAGAAGCAGTCTAGTGCTGCCAAGAgagagagggataaagagggcAGCAGCAGCGGCAAGAAAAAGTTATTGCCTCCCTTGGAGGTAACTTCTgtcaaccatatgaaaaaaacaaagcacaaagATGCACAGAAATCCAAATCGGAAAAGACCAAGCTGAGTGTGGACAGCTTTGATGTGGGAAAATGGGAGGGAGAATTTTCTCCCAAgccaaaagagaaaggagggtcTAACAGCTTAAAGATACGGGAAGGGAAATCCAAAGCCTCTGACTCGGACAGAAAACCATCGAGTCACTTTGCAGGGGCTGGGGAGACAGATGTGGATGATGACTATGAACAGCCCACCATGTCTTTTGAATCATACCTCAGCTATGACCAgccccagaggaaaaaaaagaaggttGTTAAAACCACACCTGGGGTTCGTGCAGAGAAAAGTCACAGTAAACAGAACGGTTCCAAAGCTGACCATAAAAACTCTAATAATGCTGTTCAGAAACTCCCTAAGATGAATGAGAGCAAAGTAGAAAAGCAGCATTCTGGAGCCAGCTCTGCCAAACTGAAAAAG GTCTCCAGTGATGTGACCCCAACGTTACCGGACATCCCTTTGCCTACCATTCAGGCCAATTATCGTCCACTTCCTTCTCTTGAACTGATTCCCTCCTTTCAGCCAAAGAGGAAAG TCTCCTCACCTCATGAAGAAGAGGAAGCTGGATTTACTGGACGTAGGATGAATTCAAAGATGCAAGTTTATTCCGGTTCCAAGTGTGCCTACCTACCGAAGATGATGTCCTTGCACCAGCAGTGCATCAGAGTCCTCAATAATAACATAGACT CAATCTATGAAGTTGGGGGTGTTCCCTATTCTGTACTTGAACCAGTTTTGGAAAGATGTACTCCTGAGCAGCTCTATAGAATTGAGGAGTGCAACCAC GTACTAACTGAAGAGACTGATCAGCTGTGGAAAATTCACTGCCATCGAGACTTTAAGAGAGAGAGACCAGAGGAATTTGAGTCCTGGCGGGAGATGTATCTCCGGCTCCAAGATGCTCGGGAGCAGCGACTGCTCCTCTTGACTGAGAACATTCGATCAGCTCACGCCAACAAACCCAAAG GCCGACAAGCCAAGATGGCCTTTGTCAACTCTGTGGCCAAGCCACCTCGAGATGTCAGAAGACGGCAGGAGAGATTTGGTACTGGAGGAGCAGCTGTTCCAGAGAAGATCAA GATCAAACCAGCCCCGTACTCCAACAGCAGCTACACCTgtggaagcagcagcagtagtggtggtggcagcagttaCAACAATGCTGAGGAAGGACAGCCATATGATGGCCCAAGCACCAGCAGCGCCCACTCTGCCTCAGTGGTCAGCAGCACAGTGTCTTATGATCCTAGGAAACCACCTGTAAAAA AAATTGCCCCGATGATGGCCAAGACGATCAAGGCATTCAAGAACAGATTCTCCCGGAGATAA